A stretch of the Synechocystis sp. PCC 7338 genome encodes the following:
- the recF gene encoding DNA replication/repair protein RecF, with amino-acid sequence MYLKKLYLRAFRNYLEEEVEFSAQKTILVGNNAQGKSNLLEAVELLATLKSHRTSRDQELVLDGAASGQIKALLERQYSVAELEIGLRRSGRRNLRINQNQCRRQLDFLGCLNAVEFSCLDLDLVRGAPDCRRQWLDTLLTQLEPLYAHILAQYQHIVKQRNALLKSLRQQWETGLALGEELTASLKLWDQQLVEMGTRVARRRARGLARLAPLAQEWHGRISGGNETLTVTYQPNVIWEGDEPEIVHQAFLARLAQRRSAELHLGATVVGPHRDEVGFAIDETPARTYGSQGQQRTLVLALKLAELSLIETVIGEPPLLLLDDVLAELDLDRQGQLLMAIEDRFQTLITTTHLNRFDDRWRRSSQIIKVNGGQLEERWPSEID; translated from the coding sequence ATGTACCTGAAAAAACTTTATTTACGGGCCTTTCGCAATTACCTGGAAGAGGAGGTGGAATTTTCTGCTCAAAAAACCATTTTGGTGGGCAATAATGCCCAGGGTAAATCTAACTTATTGGAAGCAGTAGAACTATTAGCAACCCTCAAAAGTCATCGTACTAGCCGGGACCAGGAATTGGTGTTGGATGGGGCGGCCAGTGGCCAAATTAAAGCTTTACTGGAAAGACAGTACAGTGTGGCAGAATTAGAAATTGGCCTACGGCGATCAGGCAGGCGTAATCTACGCATTAACCAAAACCAATGCCGCCGCCAGTTAGATTTTTTGGGTTGCTTAAATGCAGTGGAATTTTCCTGTTTAGATTTAGATTTGGTCAGAGGCGCACCGGACTGTCGTCGCCAGTGGCTAGATACTTTATTAACTCAACTAGAACCCCTCTATGCCCACATTTTAGCTCAATACCAACATATTGTTAAACAACGCAATGCTTTACTAAAAAGCCTCCGACAGCAGTGGGAAACCGGTCTAGCTTTGGGGGAAGAATTAACTGCTTCTTTGAAACTCTGGGATCAGCAATTGGTGGAAATGGGGACTAGGGTAGCCCGCCGTCGGGCGAGGGGTTTGGCCCGGCTAGCTCCCTTGGCCCAGGAGTGGCATGGGCGCATTAGCGGCGGCAATGAGACCCTCACTGTGACCTATCAACCCAATGTGATCTGGGAAGGGGATGAACCGGAAATAGTACACCAGGCTTTTTTGGCAAGATTGGCCCAACGGCGATCGGCAGAATTGCATCTGGGGGCAACGGTGGTGGGGCCCCATCGAGACGAAGTGGGGTTTGCCATTGATGAAACCCCGGCCAGAACCTATGGCTCCCAGGGACAACAACGAACCTTGGTGCTGGCATTGAAATTGGCTGAATTAAGTTTAATTGAAACGGTAATTGGGGAGCCGCCCCTGTTGTTATTGGATGATGTCTTGGCGGAGTTGGACCTTGATCGCCAGGGGCAATTGTTGATGGCCATTGAAGATCGCTTTCAAACCCTTATTACCACCACCCACTTAAATCGTTTTGATGACCGCTGGCGGCGATCGTCCCAGATCATTAAAGTTAATGGAGGTCAACTGGAGGAACGGTGGCCGTCGGAAATTGATTGA
- a CDS encoding ABC transporter ATP-binding protein, whose protein sequence is MAFLCTLLFTVFWPILAWLVGRMAKYIGEGDVRSILIMAGVAAVIFLVRGMAQYGQDTLMAKAALNMALTLREQTYAHLQRLSLSYFEEAKTGDLSYRLTEDIDRIGEVVNKLFHDFVPSALQLVVVFGYMFYLNWALTCAVLVIAPLMAVLIGFFGEQLLKFSRRSQTRISNLSSLLTETLGAIRLVKAFAAEDYQLDLFREEAQQHRRSQFLAERMKALQFVVVGFLEAMGVVVLFCLAAWQISLGNLTGIEFISYVTGVAMLIDPISHITSNYNLFKQGEASVDRIFEIFALQPSVEDSPTAVPIDHLQGAVHYENVDFAYIEDKPVLSGINLQAQPGEMIALVGASGAGKSTLVNLLMRLHDVTGGCLRIDGHVIDRITLKSLRGQIAIVPQENILFSGTIAQNIAFGKTDLDLKAIEEAACIANAHQFITELSQGYYTYVGERGVTLSGGQRQRIAIARAILRNPSILILDEATSALDSESEALVQEALERIVQQRTVFVIAHRLATVRKATRIVVLERGEIVEMGSHQELMAHQGRYARFHAQQFAS, encoded by the coding sequence GTTTTTTGGCCTATCCTAGCCTGGTTAGTGGGACGCATGGCCAAATACATCGGTGAGGGGGATGTGCGCTCCATTTTGATTATGGCCGGGGTGGCGGCAGTAATTTTTCTGGTGCGGGGTATGGCCCAGTATGGCCAGGATACCCTCATGGCCAAGGCGGCGCTAAATATGGCATTGACTCTGCGGGAGCAGACCTATGCCCATCTGCAACGGCTAAGCCTGAGCTATTTTGAGGAAGCAAAAACAGGGGACCTATCCTATCGACTCACAGAAGACATTGACCGCATCGGCGAAGTGGTGAATAAGTTATTCCACGATTTTGTCCCTTCGGCGTTGCAATTGGTGGTGGTGTTCGGTTACATGTTCTACCTCAACTGGGCCCTTACCTGTGCGGTGCTGGTCATTGCCCCCCTAATGGCGGTGCTAATCGGCTTTTTTGGGGAACAGTTGTTAAAGTTCAGTCGCCGTAGTCAAACCCGCATTTCTAATCTGTCTTCTTTATTGACGGAAACGTTGGGGGCCATCCGTTTAGTTAAAGCTTTTGCTGCCGAGGATTACCAGTTAGATTTGTTTCGGGAAGAGGCCCAGCAACATCGGCGATCGCAGTTTTTGGCCGAACGCATGAAGGCATTGCAGTTTGTGGTGGTGGGTTTTTTGGAAGCCATGGGGGTAGTGGTGTTATTTTGCCTGGCGGCTTGGCAAATTTCCCTCGGTAACTTAACTGGCATTGAATTTATTAGCTACGTCACTGGGGTAGCGATGTTGATTGATCCCATTAGCCACATCACCAGCAATTACAATTTGTTCAAACAGGGGGAAGCTTCCGTTGACCGTATTTTTGAAATTTTTGCTCTGCAACCTTCGGTGGAAGATAGCCCCACTGCCGTGCCCATCGACCACCTCCAGGGAGCGGTGCATTATGAAAACGTCGATTTTGCCTACATAGAAGATAAACCGGTTTTGAGTGGAATTAATTTACAGGCCCAGCCAGGGGAAATGATCGCTTTGGTGGGGGCTTCCGGGGCCGGTAAGAGTACCTTGGTGAACCTATTGATGCGGCTCCACGACGTCACGGGGGGTTGTTTACGCATTGATGGCCACGTCATTGATAGAATCACCCTGAAAAGTTTACGGGGGCAAATTGCCATTGTGCCCCAGGAAAATATTCTTTTTTCAGGCACGATCGCCCAGAATATTGCCTTTGGCAAAACTGATTTAGACCTAAAAGCCATTGAGGAAGCGGCTTGCATCGCCAATGCCCACCAGTTCATTACAGAGTTGAGCCAGGGATATTACACCTATGTGGGGGAGCGGGGGGTCACCCTTTCAGGAGGGCAACGTCAGCGCATTGCCATCGCCAGAGCGATTTTACGCAATCCCAGCATTTTAATTTTAGATGAGGCTACTTCGGCGTTGGATTCGGAATCGGAAGCGCTGGTGCAGGAAGCTTTAGAGCGCATTGTTCAACAACGGACTGTGTTTGTTATTGCCCATCGCTTGGCTACGGTGCGTAAGGCCACCCGCATTGTGGTGTTGGAACGAGGGGAAATTGTTGAAATGGGTAGTCATCAAGAATTGATGGCCCACCAAGGTCGTTATGCCCGTTTCCATGCCCAACAGTTTGCTTCCTAG